From the genome of Clostridia bacterium, one region includes:
- a CDS encoding flavodoxin family protein, with the protein MRLLIFQGSFRQGKGITGMVVDRFIKGMKRADPSIEICMEYLAGKNIENCKGCFNCWIKTPGICCIKDDMERIIEEYRSSDVIIAATPVYIDTMSSYIKKVWERLLPVMEPYFEYDDIGVKHKIRDEKPKSLFVISTCAMPELEQFDALIQTFRRISRNFNINLTGQLLRPESHSLTYVKKYEDKINDVLDGIERCGEEFIKNLSISPETLSKAQQRIMDGPLDFVKTNNKMWDGIIGKIV; encoded by the coding sequence ATGCGTTTACTCATATTTCAGGGTAGTTTCAGACAGGGTAAAGGGATTACAGGGATGGTAGTTGATAGATTTATTAAGGGTATGAAAAGGGCTGATCCCTCAATTGAGATATGTATGGAATACCTCGCGGGTAAAAACATAGAGAATTGCAAGGGTTGCTTTAATTGCTGGATTAAAACTCCTGGGATTTGTTGCATCAAAGACGATATGGAAAGAATAATTGAGGAGTATAGAAGCTCTGATGTAATAATAGCTGCAACTCCGGTTTACATAGACACGATGTCTTCCTACATCAAAAAGGTTTGGGAGAGGCTCTTGCCTGTCATGGAGCCATATTTTGAATATGATGATATTGGGGTCAAGCACAAAATAAGGGACGAGAAGCCAAAGTCCTTGTTTGTCATAAGCACCTGCGCGATGCCTGAGCTAGAGCAGTTTGATGCACTAATCCAAACCTTCCGCAGAATATCCCGTAACTTCAATATCAATTTAACAGGCCAGTTGCTGAGACCTGAATCCCACTCACTCACATATGTTAAAAAATATGAAGATAAGATAAACGATGTGCTGGATGGAATTGAGAGATGTGGTGAGGAATTTATAAAAAATCTCTCAATATCTCCGGAAACATTGTCAAAAGCACAACAGAGAATTATGGACGGACCTTTGGATTTTGTGAAAACAAACAATAAGATGTGGGATGGGATAATAGGTAAAATAGTGTAG
- a CDS encoding 4-hydroxyphenylacetate 3-hydroxylase family protein, with protein MKTKEQYLESLRQLHPVIYCNGEKIESVVDHPMTKPHVNSAAMTYELAFDPEYEDLMVTTSHLTGKRINRFTSVHQSTEDLIKKVKMLRMIGQKTGTCFQRCVGFDAMNSTFITTYKVDQEYGTNYHERFIKYLEYVQENDLMLAGSMTDPKGDRSKKPGQQADPDLYVHIVERREDGIVVRGAKAHQTGMVNSHEMLILPTTNLGADDKDYAVAAAIPVDAPGVVHIFGRQTNDQRRLTGDIDTGNSEYAIVGGETLTVLNDVFVPWDRVFMCGEYQYAQEYVETFAAYHRQNYGGCKVGVADVIIGAAATMAEYNGVPNVSHIKDKLIEMINLSETMYNCSIACSCEGCKTSAGSYYVNTLLANTVKLNCTRTMYEISRLAHDIAGGFIATLPYEADYKNPETRGYIDKYLKANPDIPTEHRIRLARLIENMTGGTALAESMHGAGSPQAMRIMLYRESNMEHKKKLAKKLAKIEE; from the coding sequence TTGAAGACAAAAGAACAATATTTAGAAAGCTTAAGACAGCTTCATCCGGTAATATACTGCAATGGGGAGAAAATTGAAAGTGTTGTTGATCATCCGATGACAAAACCCCATGTTAATTCTGCAGCTATGACGTATGAGCTTGCATTTGATCCCGAGTATGAAGATTTAATGGTGACAACATCGCATCTTACGGGAAAGAGAATTAACAGGTTTACATCGGTTCATCAAAGTACGGAAGACTTAATAAAAAAGGTCAAGATGCTTAGGATGATAGGGCAAAAAACCGGGACATGCTTCCAGCGATGTGTTGGTTTTGATGCAATGAACTCTACATTCATTACAACTTATAAGGTTGACCAGGAATATGGGACTAATTACCATGAAAGGTTTATAAAATATCTTGAGTATGTTCAGGAAAACGATCTTATGCTTGCAGGCTCCATGACGGACCCAAAGGGTGACAGGAGTAAAAAACCAGGACAGCAGGCCGACCCGGATCTTTATGTTCACATTGTTGAAAGAAGAGAGGATGGCATAGTGGTAAGGGGCGCAAAAGCTCACCAGACAGGCATGGTCAATTCTCACGAAATGTTAATACTTCCAACCACCAATCTGGGAGCAGATGACAAGGACTATGCAGTTGCTGCAGCTATACCTGTTGATGCCCCAGGAGTAGTTCATATTTTTGGAAGGCAGACCAATGATCAGAGAAGGCTTACTGGAGATATAGACACAGGAAACTCTGAATATGCAATAGTTGGTGGAGAAACCCTTACAGTTCTCAATGATGTTTTTGTCCCCTGGGATAGAGTATTTATGTGTGGCGAATACCAGTATGCGCAGGAATATGTAGAAACCTTTGCTGCTTATCATAGACAGAACTATGGTGGATGCAAGGTTGGAGTTGCAGACGTAATAATAGGAGCAGCTGCTACTATGGCAGAATACAACGGGGTACCAAATGTTTCACATATAAAAGATAAATTAATAGAAATGATAAACCTGTCAGAGACAATGTACAATTGTTCAATTGCATGCTCATGTGAAGGATGCAAGACATCGGCAGGTTCATATTATGTAAATACTTTACTGGCAAATACGGTTAAGTTAAATTGTACAAGAACTATGTACGAAATATCAAGACTTGCTCATGACATCGCAGGCGGATTTATTGCAACACTTCCTTATGAAGCAGACTATAAGAACCCGGAGACAAGAGGTTATATTGATAAATACTTAAAGGCAAACCCGGATATCCCGACTGAGCACAGAATAAGGCTGGCAAGGCTGATTGAGAACATGACAGGCGGTACTGCATTGGCTGAATCGATGCATGGCGCAGGTTCTCCGCAGGCAATGAGGATAATGCTTTATAGGG